The following are encoded in a window of Alkalidesulfovibrio alkalitolerans DSM 16529 genomic DNA:
- a CDS encoding cytochrome ubiquinol oxidase subunit I, translating into MDVLLLSRLQFAAATMFHFLFVPLTIGLSLLIAIFETKWVRTGDEKWLRMTKFWGKLFLINFAVGVVTGITLEFQFGTNWARYSAFVGDIFGSLLAIEATAAFFLESTFIGVWVFGWKKLSKKAHAFVAWLIFFGANLSAVWIILANGFMQNPMGYVLRNDRAELADFMAVATNPFAWNQFVHTMAGCYLVGAMFVMGVSAWHLLKKQNVEFFSSAYRMAAPLALAMAVFVAAHGHHHGNQVAVLQPAKLAAMESHWVTQKNAGMSLLVIPDEANEGNAVEALTIPSLLSLLAFNDPSAEVKGLLDFPKEDRPPVMLTFLSFRLMVGLGTLMILFAAAAFWWRKSIADKPWLLKASILAIPMPYLALQAGWAVAEVGRQPWIVYGLLRTSEAHSHVIDPGQVWFSLITMCALYTVLGLAGFYLIAYHAAKGPHSPEKTAMPANAKE; encoded by the coding sequence ATGGACGTACTGCTTCTTTCGCGGCTTCAGTTCGCTGCAGCCACCATGTTCCATTTCCTTTTCGTTCCCCTGACCATCGGCCTGTCGCTGCTCATCGCCATCTTCGAGACGAAATGGGTGCGCACCGGCGACGAAAAGTGGCTGCGCATGACCAAGTTCTGGGGCAAGCTATTCCTCATCAACTTCGCCGTGGGCGTGGTCACGGGCATCACCCTTGAGTTCCAGTTCGGCACCAACTGGGCGCGCTACTCCGCCTTCGTGGGCGACATCTTCGGATCGCTCCTGGCCATCGAGGCCACAGCGGCCTTCTTCCTCGAGTCCACCTTCATCGGCGTGTGGGTCTTCGGCTGGAAAAAGCTTTCGAAGAAAGCGCACGCGTTCGTGGCCTGGCTGATCTTCTTCGGCGCGAATCTCTCGGCCGTGTGGATCATCCTGGCCAACGGATTCATGCAAAACCCCATGGGCTACGTGCTGCGCAACGACCGCGCCGAACTGGCCGACTTCATGGCCGTGGCCACAAACCCCTTCGCCTGGAACCAGTTCGTGCACACCATGGCGGGTTGTTATCTGGTCGGCGCCATGTTCGTCATGGGCGTCTCGGCCTGGCATCTCCTCAAAAAGCAGAACGTGGAATTCTTCTCCAGCGCCTACCGCATGGCCGCGCCTCTGGCCTTGGCCATGGCCGTCTTCGTGGCCGCCCACGGCCACCATCACGGCAATCAGGTGGCCGTATTGCAGCCTGCCAAGCTTGCGGCCATGGAGTCGCACTGGGTGACGCAAAAGAACGCGGGCATGAGCCTTCTGGTCATCCCCGACGAGGCCAACGAGGGCAATGCGGTGGAGGCCCTGACCATCCCGAGCCTGCTTTCGCTCCTGGCCTTCAACGATCCCTCGGCCGAGGTCAAGGGACTGCTCGACTTCCCCAAGGAAGATAGGCCGCCCGTGATGCTGACCTTCCTTTCCTTCCGCCTCATGGTGGGCCTTGGCACGCTGATGATCCTCTTCGCGGCCGCGGCCTTCTGGTGGCGCAAAAGCATCGCTGACAAGCCGTGGCTCCTGAAGGCCTCCATCCTGGCCATTCCCATGCCCTACCTTGCCTTGCAGGCTGGCTGGGCCGTGGCCGAGGTGGGCCGCCAGCCCTGGATCGTCTACGGTCTCCTGCGCACCTCGGAGGCCCACTCGCACGTCATCGACCCCGGCCAGGTCTGGTTCAGCCTGATCACCATGTGCGCCCTGTACACGGTTCTCGGGCTGGCCGGG